The Helicobacter pylori genome includes a window with the following:
- a CDS encoding SoxW family protein — MFSLSYVSKKFLSVLLLISLFLSACKSNNKDKLDENLLSSGSQSSKELNDERDNIDKKSYAGLEDIFSDNKSISPNDKYMLLVFGRNGCSYCERFKKDLKNVKELHDYVKEHFSAYYVNISYSKEHDFKVGDKDKNDEKEIKMSTEELAQIYAVQSTPTIVLSDKTGKTIYELPGYMPSTQFLAVLEFIGDGKYQDTKNDEDLTKKLKAYIKYKTNLSKNKSS; from the coding sequence ATGTTTTCACTTTCTTATGTTTCCAAGAAATTTTTAAGCGTTTTGCTATTGATTTCGTTATTTTTAAGCGCTTGCAAATCCAACAATAAGGACAAATTAGATGAAAATCTTTTAAGCTCCGGTTCTCAAAGCTCCAAAGAATTAAATGATGAGCGAGATAATATAGACAAAAAGAGCTATGCCGGTTTAGAAGATATTTTTTCAGACAATAAGTCCATTAGCCCTAACGATAAATACATGCTTTTAGTGTTTGGCCGTAATGGTTGCTCCTATTGTGAAAGGTTTAAAAAAGATCTTAAAAATGTCAAAGAATTGCACGACTATGTTAAAGAGCATTTTAGCGCTTACTATGTCAATATCAGCTACTCCAAAGAGCATGATTTTAAAGTCGGCGATAAGGATAAAAATGATGAAAAAGAAATCAAAATGTCCACAGAAGAATTAGCGCAAATTTATGCCGTCCAATCCACCCCTACGATTGTTTTATCCGATAAAACCGGCAAAACCATCTATGAATTGCCCGGCTATATGCCTTCCACGCAATTTTTAGCGGTGTTAGAATTTATCGGCGATGGGAAGTATCAAGACACCAAAAACGATGAGGATCTCACTAAAAAACTAAAGGCTTACATCAAGTATAAAACCAACCTTTCTAAAAACAAATCCAGCTAG